GACAGGAGGTTATTGCATTGTACATAACAACCAACTTAATTCATCTGTCGAAGCATCATGTGAAGGAGCTCCAGGATTTCATGCTatctaataaacaaacaacgcCAGGAAGCAGGCCATCATTGACACATTTCAGAGTCTTTGTAAACTTCCAGTAGATAGTGGAAAGGCTATGCTGAATTTCATCATACTCAATGACCAACCAATGCTCGATTTTGTAACCTCCTGGAACAATTAGAGTGAAGGTTTAGTTTGATGTcgaggaaatatatatatatatatatcagagaCTGCTTTACTCTGAAATGTACATCAGTGTCATCACAGTTAGCAGCACATAAAGGCGTTAGCTCCATGCCTTTTACAACTGATATTCAAACCTCAGatgtcttttaaacattagatcactgtcaactAAGGCCGttttagttaatgaactagtctctgattacaacatagatttattatcCCCCACTGAGACGTGattgcatcctgatgaatatgtcagtctaaatgaatctactccccccccctGTCATATAATTCACAAgttcccagagaatttgggcaaggaggtggagttgctgctatttttaactccagtctgtcaattaatcctaaaccagacaatcatttgaatgtctggttcttaaggccggcgcatgcttctgcaactgcgtcggtggcttttcacgcagctgtttCGCAGGACTCtatcattcatgcttccccaagctCCCCCAagcgttgcgcgtcttacaaagcaattccccgccagaacatTAGGCgaagtaatgttttttgtcaaagacgaccttagagacgccttctttcttcttcgtcgattgtttatttacatagccactgcggctcctcgtagcctctTTCCCGGAGGcgctcttgcgcttgcgggcccgtaaaaacgcagaagcatgcgctcttccacgccaatccaggaaacaccacGGCCAATcaatttgctgtagtttaccgttctcccagggcttatactgaatttttaacggAATtacctgagtttttatcaaacttagtcctaaagaccaataaaattattattgttggtgactttaatattcatgttgacaataataaagattgccttaacgtagcatttattttgatgttagactcaattggtttcagtcagtgtgtacccCAACCTACTCATgtttgtaaccacacacttgactattgtacggtgtcggaattgaaaattGAACAGTACTTCCACACAATCCAGTTCTATCgtccataatttaataaccttccaaattcaataactgaatatatgccactaataaaaaactcattttctagatgtttacctgatagtgctgtagctaaatttaaagaaataatttcaattacatttaaacccgtattatccgtagaaataaagaacaaattctttaaaaaccctacccattacttagacagcttctctctgatcacccgtgatcagtttaccaaaataatctcaggttcttaaccaacaacctgtatcggctgtgtgagtttctccaggaaaataatgtatgaagactttcagtctgggtttagatccaatcacagtacagagacagccttggcaaaagtcactaatgaccttttaatagcctcagatcagggacttgtgtctgtcctcgttttgttagatctcagtgcagcattcgacacaattgaccatcaaattttattacaaagactcaaacagttaattaacattaatggtaccgcccttaactggtttaaatcatatttttctgattgctcccaattcgtgcaaattaatgatgagtcatctgtgcgcaccaaagttaaccatggtgttccacagggctctgtgctcggcccaattttattctcattatatatgtttccactaggaaacattatcaggacacactctgtaaatttcaaCTGCTATgtggatgacacccagttatacttgtcaataaaacctgaacaaagtaaaaTTTCGAGCATGTGTCAAgaacataaaaacctggatgacctgcaATTTTCTCTCATTAAACTCAGCCAAAAtcgaggttataatacttggccccaaacaccttagagatacattatctaatgatatagctgcgctagacgaccttgcccttgcttccaatgaaacagtcaggaacttgggagtgatcttcgatcctgatttatcctttaatagtcacttaaaacaaatttctaggatcGCCTTTTTCCAATAtctcaaaaattagacatgtcatttcgcaaaaagatgcagaaaaactggCATGCCATGTTGAGGTTATCCATCGGGATGATttccctcatcaatgctgctaaaaactttaatctgaatgatgttttcctacacccggcatctattgcacttctgtccgtcctgggagagggatccctcacatttggctctctgaggtttctatgtatttttaccctgttaaaagggtttttagtagtttttccttactcttgctgagggttaaggacagaggatgtcacaccctgttaaagccctatgacacgaattgtaatttgtgaatatgagctatacaaataaaatttgattgattgagatGTGAGCCCCATGTATTTATAAGTCTAACTGTTTACAGGGTGAACTCGGATACGTATGTACTACAGAGCCTGTGGCTTCAAGTAAAAAAGTGCTGGGCGTCACATACCAACAGTTTAATCTTGGTCTCTATTAAAGGGATAATTCAACCAGATAAAATTCACTCGATCTAATCGCCGAGGATTGCgttaagtgtttgagtccacaaaacactttaggagtctcagaggtaaacagtgttgcagcaaTATCcaatttaattgaataaatTAGTGATCAAAGCTTCAGACGTAATGAAACAATAGAAATGTATatcatgcctccatactgctcatgtgatttcaagtgtccaaaAGCCCCccacattcatattcgactcaaAACAAGCTCTTTTCAAGCATGTTTTAAGCCTTAAAGTCTACAAGAAGTGGCCAAGGTAGTGGATGTTGGCATCCCTGAATGCACTTCGTCGTAAGATATCAGTGGACatttataaacaacaacaatttaaaaaagtgtttgggcttgcagacacttggatatTACGACACAAGCAGTAGGGAGGaatgttaaattttttttggttttactaCGTCTGAAACTTTAGTCACTAATTTCTTCAGTTGCATTGGATCATGCTCTAAAAAAGTTTAACCCTGAGACTCCTTAAGTCTTTTCAGGACTCTAACATTTaaatttctgggtgaactatcccttttaaagGGCTGCTAAATGACTGGAAGATTCCGCTGGTTAAAGTACATGTGATTCAGCAAGACAACGCAAATAACATGAAGAAGGCGATGGCAGAGAAGTCAGTCCACAGTCTGGGTTGTTTAGCGCACACATTGCAGCTCATTCTGAAAGAGGGGCTTCTTTCAAAACGTTGTGTTGGCCCAAGACTATATCACCCCTTGGCCCTACTCCTAACCCTTGTTTTTGAGGGTTATCTTGCGCTTGAAACAGAATCACAAGGGGTAGTGGTTGAAATATATCCCTACGAATTTGGACAGCCTTCAAGAAGCCGTTAAATCCTCTGTAGTTGTCAAGGAAACTCAACAAGTCATCAATAGGCGTCGATGTTAACAGACAAGACAATTTTTCATGTCATTGTAATAACATTGTCGAGATCTTAAATAGCCCAATGCTATTGTATGCAGGTACCaaagtgacaaacctataaCAATCCAAATAACATTGATGataatgcaggtgaatcaatgcCATTTTGAAATTATAGGCTTGGCTATGTtttgccttttattttgttaggGTTCGAGGCCTGAAGAGTCAGAACCCTATTTCTTTTACCCCgggttgttattttttatttgtacacCTCCGCGTCGGCAAAAATTCCTTTGAGCTGGAATGAGCTAGTAATACGAAACTTGGCACAAGAACTGGCATTGATGTGCATCAACTTTCTGTGAAACATGAGCTCAATCGGCCTGAAGTTAGCACTGTAATTAGGCCTctaaaagacacattttgacAGGCCCCCTCACACCACAGGCCCCCTCACACcatgaacacatgaaaaaaATTAATGTGTGCCCACCCAGGCAGCAACTACTTCTTAATtgatacatttcccacaaatatggggaaGACTCAAATAGGCCTGCATagatctgtgtttaatttatttcaaagtaggcctatgccagtgtattttcttctgctcttcataagagtttggtgtgttccttttttgtaacaggtaaaaattgcaataaaatgaaaaacagttttcttgtcattctataatttcataaattcaacaaactatagtttttatatatataatacacttATTTTCCCCTATTGTCTCAATTGCTGTTGTAGGACATAAAGACTGTTCAAATAAGACTGTTTCATAATATCTTTCTTCCCTTTAcattttgtttctcctcagagGTGTGAATGTGGTGCCATTCTTGGAGATAATGGGTCTACCGGAGACATTAGTGGGCCTTTTGAAAAACTCTTCGAGTGGCTATGCTCTGACTGCATATGCCATGTACAAGgtaatttgatgttttttttatagtttttgaaCATTTTGGCTCATTCCTTCATTtgatcagttttaatttgttttaaaacaagctTTTTGTCAGGGTTTTCTTAAATGTTCTCAATGCTGATTTACATGTGTCTCTCATAAGGGCTGCACgatatattaaaaaaactcGATATCAAAATGCGCAATATAAACATATGTGATATACTTATCACAAAAAACTGCGATAAATGGTGTTCCATGTGCAATGCATTCATGATCTACATGTCTATATTATACACTGCTCGGAAAAATTGAGGGAACACTTAATAATAACACCAAGTCAGTTCAACTTCAGGGATATCAGTCCGTCCATTTAGGAAGCACAGGTGATTGTAAATCAATTAACCTGCAATTAAAGTGACAACAAGTACAGTGGAGAGGCTAAAGCAATACAACCCCCAAAAAGTGAGTGGTTTCGCATGTGGTGGTCACAAATATTTGTTCTCTCCTTATCCTTCCTTACTGATTCTTCTCTATTTTTGTGTCCTGCTAGTTTTGTCGTTATTACCACGTAGCATGAGGCGGTAACTGCAGCCAAAGTAGGTTGCACAGTtagtagggctgctcgattaatcacAATTTTATCGTGATTTCAATTatgggtcaaacgatctccaaactactataatcgagttgaaactattatttggcatttttttttgaaagagATGCGCATGGgtaattcagtccttcccccaaagcattcagcggcccagctgactagcactcactctcaagcagctgtaaagtgaaggaggggagttgtgtgtgtggggaccagcggtgaaaaaaacagcgcaagtggaaaagcagggagggcagcctCGTTTGATcgacaaaaagggaaaaaaagcttGAGCAGCGCACCTCTATTCTCGAGCGtgctcccgcctggctgttcagaccggtcagaccggacaCTCATTTGCATGTTtaccattgtaaatgagggtcttattcctgtgtgttttccgaggcttaaataaataatcaatcaatcaatcaatcaatttctCCGTGCCAGTCAGCCAGtcagagagtgttagggttgccatcattaagtgtttgaataaccgggcaccgatatcctggtttcacggaggaggaagacacgcagccgtcatcaGTGTTTGcctgaaccggaagtgattcaCTTTATTGCGCACGctccagtcatttaaagaacaaagcatagacttcagaataagagcatatattaataatcatttgaataatcTGATTATGATTTATgacataatcgagcagccctaacaGGTAGTCCAGCTCCTTCAGGATGGCATATCCATACGTGCGGTCGCAAAAAAGTTTGCTGTGAGTACACCAGTATTGTTAGGTCCACCACTGTTGCCTGTCACCTTAAAAGATAAGAGGAGGTTCACAATCAGCACATTTGACTGGTTTTAAAGAGTCTGGAGACGCTGTGGACAATGTTATGCTGCCTCTAACATCATCCAGCATCACTAGTTTGGTTATGGTCTTGGGAGGCATATCCTTGGAGGGTCGCATCGGACGCCATGTCATCGCTAACAGTACCCTAATTGCTGTTATGAACCGAATGATATCCTCAGAGCAATTGTCAGACCTTATGCCGATTTCAGTTggccctgggttcctcctggtgcaggacAATGCCCAGCCTCATGGCCAGACTGTGTAGGCAGTTCCTGGATGATGAAGGCTTTGATGCCATTGACTGGCCCTCACGTTACCCGGACCTAAATCCAATTGGGCACCTAATGGGGGCGTGATGTATCAGTGTGTAAGGCGCCGCCAATTACCACCACAGACTATCCAGGAGCTCATTGATGCCCTGATCCAGGTTCTGGAGGAGATCCCCCAAGTTACCATCCACCGACTCATCAGGAGCATGCAAAGAAGTTGTCAGGAGTGCTTGCAGGCACGTGGAGGCCATACACACTACTGAGCCTCTGATTTTAACTTTCTTCTTAGATTTTCGTTGTAGGTTTATATCAAGCCCTCAATGTGTTAATGATTTTGGTTTCCATTGACTGTTTAACTTGAATAATTCGTTCATCAAGATCTGATGTGTGAATTAAGTGTTCCCTTAATTAGCTGTGTCTTTAATTTGGCTAAATTAAAGATATTCAGATCATTGATggatttttctgtttgtcccTGGTCAAATTCATCACTATGAGTGGTTGATTATATAGAATTATGTAGCTTCTTTATGATAGTACCAGAACCTGAAGaaaaactaacacacacagactctgctGTTCTATATGTCCCTtgcaatctctctctcacagactcAGCATAATGATCAATACTCTTATTCATTTGTTAAATCTTCCTTCACAGCAGCGCAAGCATTCATCAGCTGAATCTGTCTCTacctcactcactctctctctttcactccctcactcacaaacacgcGCACATACACACGCGCACGCTAACAGTGTGATCGGAACCATGTGTATACTCTGGAATGCATGGAGAGCCAGTGGAGATGGCAGGGCATGCTCAGTTCGGCTTTATGAGGTTGGCACAGCACGAATGattgagacacagagagaggcagtGAATTACTGACGAAACCGCTTAAAACTGTAAAACGTATATTTTCAAGgtccaaacatttatttaaagaacCCAAATTAACAATTCAAGTGGAGCTGGCATTGTTCCCTGGGTCCTCTTGTGTTGCAAAAGATAAACTTGCAACAAATTCGCATTGATTGAATCACTCTCAAATTGGTCTCAACACCATGGGCATACTGGAACCATACGCCTGAAGAGTTGTTTGAAACTGGCAAGACACATTCAGAGATTTCCACCTCGCTGCAGCTGATGGGTATCCACGATGCTCTGAAATGCAGCAGCGCTGGGTGGGTGGTGGAAGGAAAAGCAGGTCGGATGTGTAATTTGCACGCTAGATGAGTTATCCACGCTGATCCTCTTGCCATGCACCTTGTAATGCCTAATGGGCTAAAGTGGCCGTCACTCCCAGGAAATATGGCTACATTGCTGTCATTAGTGATTTAGAGACTGAGACCCTGTAccttttcaaatgtaaacagtGAGGCAAAGCTTTCACCACAACATAACttacagatcaaacaaatactACATCAAAATCAAGCTTGGCCTGTGACCCCTTTTTTAATTCTAAGTCTAATATCGTGCAGGCCTTTCTTCCATCGTTAGCATAGATTTAATAAAGCAGATGCATTATAGTGATTTTATGAGGGATGGATTCAGGAATTCCTTGTGTtccttgtctttgttttcttacaGATTTCCACTCCTGCTAGATATACAGTAACCCTGGGTGGAACATCACTATCAATTCAGTATCTCCGCAAACACGGCTACTTGTCCACGCCACCACCTGTAAAAGAATACATCCAGGACAAAATGGAGGAGACAAAAGAGAAATTTAcagaaaagatggaggagacaAAGGAAAGACTGTCAGAGAAAATGGAGGTTACAAAGGAGCGCATCTCTGAGAAAATGGAAGAGACTAAGGACAAGCTTtctgagaagctgcaggaaaccAAAGACAGAGTATCTGATGGAAAATCATTttttagaaagaaaaatgattagCGAAACCCTTTGACATTGGGAGCAAGACAGCACTTCTGAGACTGGgatgaacagagagagacattgCACTGTCTTAGGTCAGAAATCAACTCACACAGTTAGCTTTCACCTGTTGCTGTTTTAATTGTCAGATTCCGTTTCTTATTGACTAAACCCTGCGACTGTTAGCGTTGACAAAACAGCAGCTTTATCTCTGATTTTTCACATGCTCAAGTTATCTGGACTTCAACGTCATATTTCTATTCACAAAACTTTTTAATACGTATACATTTACAAGAGGGGAAAATGTCCATGTACCATTTATCTTTGTATAAACAGTAATAATAGAAACATAAAGATTGTAAAgcttttttcagacatgcactgatgtCAAGATATCCTCAGCAGTTTTATAGGACaagtatgtgagaacgcaaatgtgaGTGAGAGTCTCTGTACTTCCTGCCTGGCCCCATAGATTAACTTCCACAGAAAGTCTGTTCAATCCAACGTGggcacacagcaggagatctcTGTGAGTGGGATGGGTAATGAGGCTTTTACATGAGACAGACGTAAAAAGATAACAAATATCTAATGGTGGTATGCTAATAGTGGTAAATCACAAATGCTGTTAACAAAATCACAAATTCGCCGCAGCGGAATTAATTAATTGCTTCCTTGCTTTGCCTGCTACaccacccctcgcctgaatcCCGTTTGTGATGGGTGTGAGTAGAGATCTCCAGCATTGTTGCGGATGTCCTCcaaaggacatgtctgaaatggcttatgagagagagagcagtcgTAATGCATCTGGGTGTTGAGAAAATATAGGTTGAAGTTTGTTGTTATTTAGGTGTACTAGTCCATCAAAGCCTTTCAGCAGAATTTTTTAAAACCTTATGTTTTTTCTCATGAAATGAGAATTTTTCTGATGTATTTTTATCTCATAGCCAAAACGATTATTGTCCTGTCTGTACCACTTTATGCTGTGGATGAAagtccattcatttttttggaGACTGCTTTTGGGGCAGAAATTGTCACAGTGCATGTTAGTTTACATGTGATGAGTTATTGCTCAGGTAAATTGAGTCATTTAAACATGGTGGGTCCAGTCTTGTACATGCAGTCATATGTATGAACAAAGGAAGTACTGTGCAATACAGGGATATAAGAAAGTGGTTACAGTGTCCTCCCTGCCAGCTGAGATCGCTGGCAGGCAGAACACTGTAACCACTCTCCTTGCTTTTCTAGTAATTAGAAAATGTCTGAATTTCAAACAGATAGTGGTTCAAACTACAGCTGAATAAAGTAAATTGCAAATCAATCAACAGTTTGTTGGCTTCATTTATAAGAATTAAGACTATGTGCATTCAGATGGAGCCTATTGTAGGATCCTGGTATTTGGGGAACCGAAGTCGGGCCTAAATGTGTAGTCAAAAGCCTAAAGCTGCATGTCCTTATttctggacaaaaaaaaaccccAGGGCATATAGAACTCTGTCTCCAAGGGTGCCTCAACGTCGCACAGAGGTCTGAAAACCTACCAGGTGCACAAGTTTCATCTCCTACTGGTCACTGGGTGAATATAAGGCCTGTTCCCCCTTTCTTCAATCTTTTTCCATCCACCCCTTCTAAGCCACCCTCGGAAGGAGAAGGCTGTCCAGCCACTTTCCAATTTCTCTCTCTGAAAGGAGCTCAAAGGTCCAGCTTCCAGCTCACCTCAACAAGGAAACCTCCGCCAATCCAAGCTCTACCAACCTTGACGCAGCGACGTGATGTCCTGCGGGAGAACTTAACAGCAACTGAGCAACATAACCACAAAGGCAGGAACCACAAAACCATGCTTCACAGTCTTTCTTGCATTTCACTCTACACTCTTTCTCTTACTTGGCACCAACACATATCGCAGCAGCTATCTCTCTGACCTCTGCTACATGTCATAAACATTCCAAAGGGGGGGAAGCACGCTGACTCAAACACACGCATTCTCGCATACATATCTTTATTTAGTAAGTTCACcgttagtaatttgtgtttttatactttattatgttcattataaatgtttttttattaatgttgcataagtgaattttgcaaaccactgtcaagaactctatCCATCAACTTAGCTAACTATCTATATGCACATTTCGGTCtaagttattaatttaatttaatcagaGGTCCAAATTTGGAGTTAGTACTTTTATGAGACGTAAACAATAAATTGGCTGTTTTCCCTTCCTTTAAAGGGTGGTGCCCTGAGGCaactttaatcaattaaagttatttaatattaatatttttaatattcaatatattattttgttaaCCAGATTTATTGAATGCCGAGAGGAACACCATTTTATGGTATCATGTTAGCAATAATGTATCATAATAtattattgcacaacactatGTTGCTTCTCAGGTTCTCACGGTTGTTAATTTCAgcaattaaaataacattttaggTACTGTCGATTTGTATTGAACAATAATTCAGGTCAAAGGTTCTGTtagagtaggcttaaaaccttccttttgaTAAAGCCtatagttagagctggtccaGCCTTTTCTTaaacctgctcttagttatgatGCTATAGGTTTAGAAGGTTggggggacacatgacacacggagcttctctttccagcttctccttcctcttctcaatCGTTAACAcatcaaagaaacaaatatctcatgacttgacttcttcaccggagtccctttgccttatcgtcTGCAGATCCAGGTCCacagctgtggccacatcatGGATAACAATCTGTGGATCGCGTATCAGAGATcgtaatggtggatccagtatagCGGATTCTGTATCGTGCTGGCTGATCATGATAATAATGGGTGATCCTTTAtcatgttggcatctgataatggtggtggaccacgatcgtgatggtggatcatgatcgtgGTGGTTGCTGACcgtggactatgattacaacaagataCACGtaattgtaaatataaaaattaaaatagaaataataatgCAGCATGGTTACATGAATTTAAAATGGGTCTTCGTTTGTGTGATAAAATTTACATAAAATGGGGGGCAGCAATGGAaagatattatttatttgaatccatCACAAGATTCTTCCTTTAACATATCCTCACAGAAAGTGAATTCACTTGAACTGGAGATAATACTAGATAATCTTTAGAAAGACTTGTAGCATAAGGAATCTTATCAATTCatgtattaaaatacattttaatttaccaAAGAAAGGGAAATTAAGTGTGTTActgttaaattacttttttaaagGAGAGAGTAATTACAGCTTATTCTGAAAACATTTTTGGGTGACACAGCTATACAGTCGTTGCCTGCGACTAATCTAAACTGTTTTACTTATTGTGCTTTTGACACCATTTTGTCCACAGTCTTGCCCCCATCACTTATTCATTGACTAGACAAAGGATAATCAGTATAAGTAGTTaaaagaaaatttaaaaaatacaaaatggaaTAACTCTTACATGCTGAGTTGACTTTTGTGCCTCCTCTGCTGCCACCTAGGGAGTTCGGGGaatgaagaaaatgtttgagacCCAACTTATAAAAGAATGTTACTAAAATCTTTTCAAGGTTACACTTATCAATACTTAAAGCTATCTACCAGGCACATAACAAGGGCAATACATTATGTTTACCATATTTTAATAACATATTACTACAAATTGTATATGTTGCtgaaaattgaaaatgttgCCATTGTACAGGGTTTATTTACAGGGTCTTACCTGGATACTTTGGTGGAAAGCTCTGTTTGGAGTGTGAGTGTGGGGGAGATGAGGGTTGGTAACTTGGTCCAGGAGGTGAATGGGATCTGGATGGTGCTGTGGTAGGAATTAGAGGTGCAGGTTCTAATGTAAAGCtaggcaaaagaaaaaaaaaaatacaaggtAAAGACAATTTCACATGATATTTAaggttgaaaaaataaatgttaagcTAGGAAGAAAAGTCTATGAGAAAAAGGACAGTGTTACACATGTGCCCAAGTGTCTTGGACCGTGTGTACGTTTACTAAAAAACTAGTCATCTTTATCATGATGATCCTTATGATGAACTCAAAATTGTATGAACTGTAATGGAAAATCCCACTGATCAATGTCTTACTATGTTTGACTACTTTCTGTGCACTTAGCTGATGCAACCTCAAATGTCATGCCCTTACTTGGTGATTTCACCTCCTGTTGACCTTTATCTGTGCAACTGTGTGCTGGGTTTGATTCCTCTTTCTGTAGAAGTGATGCCAGACAGCAGACATTTTCTGACTGCTCTCTgtcttgtttcctgtttatcacattgtataaaaaccttcctttttgactACTCGTGGTTGCACTCTGAGCCAAGTTGCTGGCTGTGTAACCCTCTGCAGAGCTAATAattaaaactattaaaacaaCCCCGGTCTGAAGAACTCATTATTTCACATCTCAAATTTCCACTACAGAACCCTCTTTAAACCATATTGAAAGTAcacattcaaaatgaaaatgtggagTAAACATACCTTACGTGTTTACTAACTTTTCAGTAATGAGTGACCTCTCGGTAAATGACACATTCTCACTCGGTAGCATTGTCCCAACACAACATCTACAGGGCCATTCTGCAActttttgatgaaaaaacatctGTACATCGTTGCGAATTTCAAATAGACGGAAATCATTGCTAATTTGCAGAATCAAAATATACACTTAGTTtcctctcagtgtctcctcTTTAGCTAAGTTCTGTTGTGCTCCTTACTTATCCTGGGATGTTCATACCATCCAATGCAGTGTTTGGTTCAGCCATTCAGCGTCCTGACTGTGtagtcagaaaaaaaaagtaaactcaGGGAAGTGAATAATTCCTAGCAGATGGTTGGCAGTACAATGACCAGACATTCCTGGTTTGTCCGGGGCTCTTCTGGTTTCTTGATCTAGATTTCTATAAAACACTCAAATGTTTTGACTTTCACTGCCTAATTTCCCCCATTTCAATCAGAATCAAAGTAACAATTACATCTAGCATTACAAATGTTTTCAGTGCTTACATGGAGGGTTAGCAGGTTCTGGTGTTCCTTTAGTTACCTTacccaataaaaaaacatacacaaaacacCATGTGTTTGTATTCAACACTGGTTGGCTGGCAGGCTGTCAATCACTCATTTTAATGCCTGTTGCTAGCCAATTCAATTCAAGCTTGTATTACATCTACAACCAAACTTAAGTGCCACTCCTCTAAGTACTACAAAGAGACAATAacagttaaaagaaaacaaagatcaCAGATCGACCAACAACTCATGTAAATGAATAGATATTTCACAGACGATTACAAGATAAAAATAGTACAGACAATCTTGTCTTTCCCTATATTTCttagagttttacagatggatgctgAGTAAATCCCGCATGAATTCATATACAT
The DNA window shown above is from Platichthys flesus chromosome 11, fPlaFle2.1, whole genome shotgun sequence and carries:
- the fam210ab gene encoding uncharacterized protein C18orf19 homolog B, which codes for MQRILTPGTLLHMAAVRPLLVDITLPKPAVALCCCALRLIPRPSAGQHWLSTSASSREEHQPKHQPPQEETQSQKVQRGEAGPDAAEVDPLQDKSIGLFQRFKRTFKQYGKVMIPVHLVTSSVWFGTFYYAAMKGVNVVPFLEIMGLPETLVGLLKNSSSGYALTAYAMYKISTPARYTVTLGGTSLSIQYLRKHGYLSTPPPVKEYIQDKMEETKEKFTEKMEETKERLSEKMEVTKERISEKMEETKDKLSEKLQETKDRVSDGKSFFRKKND